A window of Candidatus Hydrogenedentota bacterium contains these coding sequences:
- a CDS encoding aspartate aminotransferase family protein, which produces MLATQTSLEWANARCADLPNISVPPPGPVSKDCHARCCKYFKGLSGQVKLFPVAFESGEGCMMTDVDGNEYIDFSSGIYVTTLGHCHPKISEAIAKYAGQLMNAHDFTTPIKTMLVEKLAEILPGDLNGFQFYDSGTTAVEAGIRVLRAGTKKNETISCFYDYHGKTYGAVSLGHIRSHVYGAVRAPGSHMVPRPDLYRPMWTKPDGTVDTDAYITFYREYLDKATVGDVAGFVLEPIQGWGGTIMPPGDFFPKVRKLCDELGILLMADEVLTSWGRTGKWLCMEHYDTLPDVVTLGKGFGNGFPVTCVAVREPYKEAFEAISASSSYGGNPMACAAALASTEVIEEENLLEHAQHLGDVANKRMAKMKEEHKIVGDVRAKGCLMGIELVKDRGTKEPFNKAGELVYQKAFAKGLAWIPAGHILRMSPPIVMNEDTLLKGLDIIDEAIGETQKELMG; this is translated from the coding sequence ATGTTAGCCACCCAGACTTCCCTCGAATGGGCGAATGCCCGTTGTGCGGATCTTCCCAACATCAGCGTGCCCCCGCCGGGCCCGGTGTCGAAGGACTGCCACGCGCGCTGCTGCAAGTACTTCAAGGGCCTCAGCGGCCAGGTGAAGCTCTTCCCCGTTGCGTTTGAGTCGGGCGAGGGCTGCATGATGACCGACGTGGACGGCAACGAGTACATCGACTTCTCGTCGGGCATCTACGTCACCACGCTCGGCCACTGCCACCCCAAAATCAGCGAGGCCATCGCGAAGTACGCGGGGCAGCTGATGAACGCGCACGACTTCACCACGCCCATCAAGACCATGCTGGTCGAGAAGCTCGCGGAGATCCTGCCGGGCGACCTCAACGGCTTCCAGTTCTACGACTCCGGCACGACGGCGGTCGAAGCGGGCATCCGCGTGCTCCGCGCGGGCACGAAGAAGAACGAGACCATCTCCTGCTTCTACGACTACCACGGCAAGACCTACGGCGCCGTTTCGCTGGGCCACATCCGCTCCCACGTGTATGGCGCGGTGCGCGCGCCGGGTTCCCACATGGTGCCGCGCCCCGACCTCTACCGCCCGATGTGGACCAAACCGGACGGAACCGTCGACACGGACGCCTACATCACCTTCTACCGCGAATACCTCGACAAGGCCACAGTGGGCGACGTGGCGGGCTTCGTGCTCGAACCCATCCAGGGCTGGGGCGGCACCATCATGCCGCCGGGCGACTTTTTCCCCAAGGTGCGCAAGCTCTGCGATGAACTCGGCATTCTCCTCATGGCCGACGAAGTGCTCACGAGCTGGGGCCGCACCGGCAAGTGGCTCTGCATGGAGCACTACGACACCCTGCCCGACGTCGTCACCCTGGGCAAGGGCTTCGGCAACGGCTTCCCGGTGACCTGCGTGGCCGTGCGCGAGCCCTACAAGGAGGCCTTCGAGGCGATCTCCGCCTCCAGCAGCTACGGCGGCAACCCGATGGCCTGCGCGGCCGCCCTCGCCTCCACCGAGGTCATCGAAGAAGAGAACCTGCTCGAACACGCGCAGCACCTCGGCGACGTCGCCAACAAGCGCATGGCGAAGATGAAGGAAGAGCACAAAATCGTGGGTGACGTCCGCGCGAAGGGCTGCCTCATGGGCATCGAGCTGGTGAAGGACCGCGGCACAAAAGAGCCCTTCAACAAGGCCGGCGAACTGGTCTACCAGAAAGCCTTCGCGAAGGGTCTGGCGTGGATCCCGGCGGGACACATCCTCCGCATGAGCCCGCCGATCGTCATGAATGAAGACACGCTGCTCAAGGGCCTCGACATCATCGACGAGGCCATCGGCGAGACCCAGAAGGAACTGATGGGATGA
- a CDS encoding amidohydrolase family protein, which yields MADFLIDNARLICPGDRVFHGWLLISDGVIAEIGDDDAPDSLNGNRLDAEGRRLTPGLIDMHTHGMHRFNYDRGAGELREAAALLGRYGTTTVIPTLVPNLGGRMWALLPELSDALPGMDCVSIPGLHLEGPFVAITGAACETRDGDLGLLKELIAACGGRVSVMSVAPEVPGILPVIEHLRAEGIVPFITHTRASAEQTLAAIDAGARHATHFYDVFPVPEETDPGVRPVGAVEAILGHPDATCDFICDGIHVHPVAVRAALAAKGCARVSLITDASFGAGLGPGVYDTPWGYPVEVKPGNAPRIADPAHPYYGALAGSALTMNQGMRNLLAWVEKPEAEVWAMGTSSPAHVLGLTDRGRLEPGMRADLVLWNDDEALTPAAVWVGGKDTLNRPPLAEGGCRDFSDSSDNRSLKSL from the coding sequence ATGGCTGACTTTCTGATTGACAACGCGCGGCTGATCTGCCCCGGAGACCGGGTTTTCCACGGCTGGCTGCTGATTTCCGATGGCGTCATCGCGGAAATTGGCGACGACGACGCGCCCGACAGCCTGAATGGCAACCGGCTCGACGCGGAAGGCCGCCGCCTGACGCCGGGCCTGATCGACATGCACACGCACGGCATGCACCGGTTCAATTACGACCGGGGCGCCGGCGAACTGCGCGAAGCGGCGGCCCTGCTCGGTCGGTACGGCACGACGACGGTGATCCCGACGCTCGTGCCCAACCTGGGCGGCCGGATGTGGGCGCTGCTTCCGGAGTTGTCGGACGCGCTGCCCGGCATGGACTGTGTATCGATTCCCGGCCTGCACCTGGAAGGCCCCTTCGTCGCAATCACGGGCGCGGCCTGCGAAACGCGCGATGGCGACCTGGGCCTGTTGAAGGAATTGATCGCCGCGTGCGGCGGCCGCGTTTCGGTGATGTCGGTGGCGCCGGAAGTGCCCGGTATTCTGCCCGTGATCGAGCACCTGCGCGCGGAGGGCATCGTTCCCTTCATTACACACACGCGGGCAAGCGCGGAACAGACCCTGGCCGCAATCGACGCCGGCGCGCGGCACGCCACGCACTTCTATGATGTGTTTCCCGTACCGGAAGAGACCGACCCCGGCGTACGCCCCGTGGGCGCGGTGGAGGCGATACTCGGCCACCCGGATGCGACGTGCGACTTCATCTGCGACGGCATCCACGTCCACCCGGTGGCCGTGCGGGCCGCGCTGGCCGCGAAGGGCTGCGCCCGCGTCTCGCTGATCACCGACGCCTCCTTCGGCGCCGGGCTCGGCCCGGGCGTGTACGACACGCCCTGGGGCTATCCGGTGGAAGTGAAACCCGGCAATGCGCCGCGCATCGCGGACCCCGCGCATCCGTATTACGGGGCGCTGGCGGGCAGCGCGCTCACCATGAACCAGGGTATGCGGAACCTGCTGGCCTGGGTGGAGAAGCCCGAGGCGGAGGTGTGGGCGATGGGAACCTCAAGCCCCGCGCACGTGCTGGGCTTGACCGATCGCGGACGCCTGGAGCCTGGCATGCGCGCCGACCTTGTGCTGTGGAACGACGATGAGGCATTGACCCCCGCGGCCGTTTGGGTGGGGGGAAAAGATACTTTGAACAGGCCGCCGCTCGCTGAGGGGGGGTGCAGGGACTTCAGCGACAGCAGCGACAACAGGTCCCTGAAGTCACTGTAG
- a CDS encoding Gfo/Idh/MocA family oxidoreductase — translation MSLVPDPNNIRLAMLGMVEGNGHPFSWSAIVNGRYDAEAMAECGYPVIPQYLGAQPKEALGIPGVQVTHVWCDDPDDAPRVGRASCIPFILERPEDAIGVVDAVVVATDIGHEHVDRCRPFIEAGIPIFIDKPMTDNTPDLRQFIAWRDAGCPFMSTSAMRYGREFRALDSRLGEVGDCRLITVSMAKSWERYGIHALEAVYPMLPAGGYRSVSHQGDENANFMLIEHESGVKVLLNVISDLYGAFGHVQVLGTKGALSTKFEDTFHAFKTQLEAFVHYLRTGASPVPFEQTVEQMKIIIAGIESRERGGETVRLDQAP, via the coding sequence ATGAGCCTCGTACCCGACCCGAACAACATCCGCCTCGCCATGCTCGGCATGGTCGAGGGCAACGGGCACCCCTTCAGCTGGTCCGCCATCGTCAACGGGCGCTACGACGCCGAGGCCATGGCGGAATGCGGCTACCCCGTGATCCCGCAATACCTCGGCGCGCAGCCGAAGGAGGCGCTCGGCATTCCCGGCGTCCAGGTCACGCACGTCTGGTGCGACGATCCCGACGACGCGCCGCGTGTCGGTCGCGCCTCCTGCATCCCCTTCATCCTGGAGCGCCCCGAAGACGCGATCGGCGTGGTCGACGCGGTCGTGGTGGCCACGGATATCGGACACGAGCATGTGGACCGCTGCCGCCCCTTCATCGAGGCGGGCATACCGATCTTCATTGACAAGCCCATGACCGACAACACGCCGGATCTACGCCAGTTCATCGCGTGGCGCGACGCCGGCTGCCCGTTCATGTCCACGAGCGCCATGCGCTACGGTAGGGAGTTTCGCGCGCTCGACAGCCGCCTCGGCGAAGTGGGGGACTGCCGCCTGATCACGGTGAGCATGGCCAAGTCGTGGGAGCGCTACGGCATTCACGCGCTGGAGGCCGTCTACCCCATGCTGCCCGCCGGCGGCTACCGCAGCGTGTCGCACCAGGGCGACGAAAACGCCAACTTCATGCTCATCGAACATGAATCGGGCGTGAAGGTTCTGCTCAACGTCATCAGCGACCTCTACGGCGCCTTTGGCCATGTGCAGGTGCTTGGCACGAAAGGCGCCCTGAGCACGAAATTCGAAGACACCTTCCACGCCTTCAAGACCCAGCTCGAAGCCTTCGTCCACTACCTCCGCACCGGCGCTTCCCCCGTGCCCTTCGAGCAAACCGTCGAGCAGATGAAGATCATCATCGCCGGCATCGAAAGCCGCGAGCGCGGCGGCGAGACCGTCCGTCTCGATCAGGCGCCGTAG
- a CDS encoding Gfo/Idh/MocA family oxidoreductase: MTEKTYGVGVVGYGFMGRTHTFGYHTIPFFYRELPINYALKGVCVRRPETLDAAVKEGRFEFGTTSYDELLSRDDIHIIHVCTPNNLHRDQVIKAAEAGKHIYCDKPLGSSYEDCQDMVAALVNSRPDIVTQVALQYRFYPCTMRAKQLVEEDFLGKIYSFRAVYLHASSADPDKPLKWKLDKEMGGGGVLYDLGSHVLDLVNYLVGEPAKVFCETHIAVERRVHPETGEVTRVETDDLALLLVRAKNGALGSVEATKIATGTNDELRVEIHGEKGAMRFNLMDPNWLEVFDARDKGGDLGGDRGFKKIETVSRYPDPGGAFPSPACNIGWLRAHVACLHNFLAAIGGKAEAHLTIRGAAELQRHLDAAYKSAATGEWQVL; the protein is encoded by the coding sequence ATGACGGAAAAGACCTATGGCGTTGGCGTGGTGGGCTACGGGTTCATGGGGAGGACCCATACCTTCGGCTATCACACGATTCCCTTCTTCTACCGTGAACTGCCCATCAACTACGCGCTGAAGGGCGTGTGCGTACGGCGTCCGGAGACGCTGGACGCGGCGGTGAAGGAAGGGCGCTTCGAGTTCGGGACGACCAGCTACGATGAACTGCTCTCCCGCGACGATATTCACATCATCCACGTGTGCACGCCGAACAACCTGCACCGCGATCAGGTGATCAAGGCGGCGGAAGCCGGAAAGCACATCTACTGCGACAAGCCGCTCGGTAGCAGCTACGAAGACTGCCAGGACATGGTGGCGGCGCTGGTGAATTCCCGCCCGGACATCGTGACGCAGGTCGCGCTGCAATACCGGTTCTACCCCTGCACGATGCGGGCGAAACAGCTGGTGGAAGAGGACTTTCTCGGTAAGATCTACAGCTTCCGGGCGGTCTATCTGCACGCAAGCTCGGCCGACCCGGACAAGCCGCTGAAATGGAAGCTGGACAAGGAAATGGGCGGTGGCGGCGTGCTGTATGACCTCGGAAGCCACGTGCTGGACCTGGTGAATTACCTCGTGGGCGAGCCGGCGAAGGTCTTCTGCGAGACACACATCGCCGTGGAGCGCCGCGTCCACCCGGAGACGGGCGAAGTGACGCGGGTGGAGACGGACGACCTGGCGCTGCTGCTGGTCCGCGCGAAGAATGGCGCGCTCGGCAGCGTGGAGGCGACGAAGATCGCGACCGGCACAAACGACGAGCTCCGCGTGGAGATCCACGGCGAGAAGGGCGCGATGCGCTTCAACCTCATGGACCCCAACTGGCTGGAGGTCTTCGACGCGCGGGACAAGGGCGGGGACCTTGGCGGAGACCGCGGCTTCAAGAAGATCGAAACCGTCAGCCGTTACCCCGATCCCGGCGGCGCCTTCCCCTCGCCGGCGTGCAACATCGGCTGGCTCCGCGCGCATGTGGCCTGCCTCCACAATTTTCTGGCGGCGATCGGCGGCAAGGCCGAGGCGCACCTGACGATCCGGGGCGCGGCGGAACTCCAGCGTCACCTCGATGCGGCCTATAAATCCGCCGCGACCGGGGAGTGGCAGGTATTGTGA
- a CDS encoding FGGY-family carbohydrate kinase — MTPDGAILVFDLGTTNFKATLFGFDGTLRALARTPTPFRHARAPHSEVPVDAFDAALLGLARDLRRQAPDAWAAVRAVTWSSQTNTFALLDAENAPLTPLVVWNDRRAADHTAPVEQLQALPRFYETTGVPGMSAEFMAAKLRWFQDQTPELWERAARIALISDYFTWRFTGEFITEAGAAGLTGLFDIHTLAWWKPALDIVAIDADMLPRIARTGDRIGAITPEAAAAFDLPHDCVFVTGCLDQYAGAIGAGNVATGGFSETTGTVLATVRCADDFTPAPGSGIFWGPAADAGRYYQMLFGDVSGNLLEAFRNALPDRPDFDALTEAAAGAADSRLALPHGLDTPALLACVRGWADSESRGDAVRAILQGVAEALAAQLDALCGANRPAELHSVGGAARSRVWMQIKAITLGIPVRAVACPEPTSLGAALLAMRGIDGTPLDELAARCVALESPVQPGG, encoded by the coding sequence ATGACCCCCGATGGCGCGATCCTCGTCTTCGATCTTGGCACGACCAATTTCAAGGCTACACTCTTCGGCTTCGACGGGACGCTTCGCGCCCTGGCGCGCACGCCAACCCCGTTCCGGCACGCCCGCGCCCCGCACAGCGAAGTGCCGGTCGACGCCTTTGACGCCGCGCTGCTCGGTCTTGCCCGCGACCTCCGGCGGCAGGCCCCCGACGCCTGGGCCGCCGTACGCGCGGTCACCTGGTCCAGCCAGACGAACACCTTCGCGCTGCTGGACGCGGAAAACGCGCCGTTGACGCCCCTGGTGGTCTGGAATGATCGCCGCGCGGCCGACCACACCGCGCCCGTGGAGCAGCTTCAGGCGCTGCCGCGCTTCTACGAGACCACGGGCGTGCCCGGGATGTCCGCGGAGTTCATGGCCGCCAAGCTTCGGTGGTTTCAGGACCAGACCCCGGAACTCTGGGAGCGCGCCGCCCGAATTGCGCTGATCAGCGACTACTTCACCTGGCGCTTCACCGGCGAATTCATCACCGAGGCGGGCGCGGCGGGCCTCACCGGACTGTTCGATATCCACACGCTCGCGTGGTGGAAGCCGGCCCTGGATATCGTGGCCATCGACGCGGACATGCTCCCCCGGATCGCCCGCACGGGCGACCGCATCGGCGCCATCACACCCGAAGCGGCGGCCGCGTTCGACCTCCCGCATGACTGCGTTTTCGTCACCGGCTGCCTGGACCAGTACGCCGGAGCGATTGGCGCGGGCAACGTGGCCACCGGGGGCTTTTCGGAAACCACCGGCACGGTGCTGGCCACGGTTCGGTGCGCGGACGACTTCACCCCCGCGCCGGGGAGCGGCATATTCTGGGGGCCCGCCGCCGATGCTGGCCGTTACTACCAGATGCTTTTCGGCGACGTGTCCGGGAATCTGCTCGAAGCCTTCCGGAACGCGTTGCCGGATCGCCCGGATTTCGACGCGTTAACGGAAGCCGCCGCCGGAGCCGCCGACAGCCGCCTTGCGCTGCCGCACGGCCTGGATACCCCCGCGCTGCTTGCGTGTGTGCGCGGCTGGGCGGATAGCGAGTCCCGAGGCGATGCCGTCCGCGCCATTCTCCAGGGCGTCGCCGAGGCCCTGGCGGCACAGCTCGACGCCCTTTGCGGCGCGAATCGCCCGGCGGAGCTCCACAGCGTGGGCGGCGCTGCCCGCAGCCGCGTCTGGATGCAAATCAAGGCCATCACGCTCGGCATCCCCGTGCGCGCGGTGGCCTGCCCCGAACCGACCAGCCTCGGCGCGGCGCTGCTGGCCATGCGCGGCATTGACGGAACGCCGCTGGATGAATTGGCCGCGCGGTGCGTCGCGCTGGAATCTCCCGTGCAACCGGGCGGATAA
- a CDS encoding GntR family transcriptional regulator produces MSNTAYNRVAATLRDQILSGSWEGRLQLPTERELCARFDTSRITIRRALEILEDEQLVERHQGVGTFIKSNPERKIPLLTTDYFGSIQTHAPDISRRLESLRDTALGEEAARALRAEPGTALREAVRVDRLRGEPIATDRVLIAAAHADRLDRSHFEAMDFLAVWARRQRIELDYCTQTIEAARADKAVAGLLRIKANEIVLKETNVVTVSGGDPAGLFITHYRHDVFRFECTIDLKSRGTIARRHG; encoded by the coding sequence ATGTCCAACACCGCCTATAACCGGGTCGCCGCCACCCTGCGCGACCAGATTCTCTCGGGATCCTGGGAGGGGCGGCTCCAGTTGCCCACCGAGCGGGAGTTGTGCGCGCGCTTCGATACGTCGCGCATCACGATACGTCGCGCCCTTGAAATCCTCGAAGACGAACAGCTCGTGGAGCGCCACCAGGGCGTGGGCACGTTCATCAAGTCGAATCCCGAGCGCAAGATCCCGCTGTTGACCACGGACTACTTCGGGAGCATCCAGACCCACGCGCCCGACATTTCGCGGCGCCTCGAATCGCTCCGCGACACGGCCCTGGGCGAGGAAGCGGCGCGCGCGCTCCGGGCCGAGCCGGGCACGGCGCTTCGTGAGGCGGTGCGCGTGGACCGTCTGCGCGGGGAGCCGATAGCGACGGACCGGGTGTTGATCGCGGCGGCCCACGCGGACCGCCTGGATCGATCGCATTTTGAAGCGATGGATTTTCTGGCGGTCTGGGCGCGGCGGCAGCGCATCGAGTTGGACTACTGCACGCAGACCATCGAGGCGGCGCGCGCGGACAAGGCGGTCGCCGGGCTGCTGCGCATCAAGGCGAACGAGATTGTTCTGAAGGAAACGAACGTGGTGACCGTGTCGGGCGGCGATCCGGCGGGGCTCTTCATCACACACTACCGGCACGACGTGTTCCGGTTTGAATGCACGATAGACCTCAAGTCCCGCGGGACGATCGCGAGGCGCCATGGCTGA
- a CDS encoding aminotransferase class III-fold pyridoxal phosphate-dependent enzyme encodes MNTPKTQALYAHAKTRIPGGVQLLSKRPENFAPGQWPAYFARAKGCEVWDLDGNRYADMCFNGIGACLLGFAHPRVTEAVTRRIADGGMCTLNAPEEVALADRLCGLHPWAEQARFARTGGEACAMAVRIARATTRRDMVAICGYHGWQDWYLAANLGETDALKGHLLPGLDPGGVPSGLRGTALAFAANDLDAFQRILDACGDRLAAVVMEPCRFHDPAPGFLEAVRAGCAQHGALLVFDEITIGWRLCRGGAHLALGVQPDLANFAKALGNGHPISAVIGTRAAMEGAHESFISSTYWTEAVGPAAALAVLDVMAEEDVPAHVARIGTAMQRCWRDAAARHGLPVSVPEGYPCLAHFAFDHPRANALKTLYTQEMLKEGYLASTVIYPTLAHTDAIVEEHAHAVDRVFEIIKGCVERDQIDAALEGPEALTGFRRLL; translated from the coding sequence ATGAACACCCCGAAAACCCAGGCGCTTTACGCACACGCGAAAACCCGGATCCCCGGCGGCGTGCAACTCCTCAGCAAACGCCCGGAAAACTTCGCCCCGGGACAGTGGCCCGCCTATTTCGCCCGCGCGAAGGGCTGCGAAGTCTGGGATCTGGACGGCAACCGCTACGCCGATATGTGCTTCAACGGCATCGGCGCGTGCCTGCTTGGTTTCGCGCACCCCCGCGTCACCGAGGCCGTCACACGCCGGATCGCGGACGGCGGCATGTGCACGCTCAACGCCCCGGAGGAAGTCGCGCTGGCGGACCGGCTTTGCGGACTTCACCCCTGGGCGGAGCAGGCGCGCTTTGCGCGAACGGGCGGCGAGGCCTGCGCCATGGCGGTGCGCATCGCCCGCGCGACCACCCGCCGCGACATGGTGGCCATCTGCGGCTACCACGGCTGGCAGGACTGGTATCTCGCGGCGAACCTGGGCGAGACCGACGCCCTCAAGGGCCACCTGCTCCCGGGCCTCGATCCGGGCGGCGTGCCGTCGGGCCTGCGCGGCACGGCGCTCGCCTTCGCGGCCAATGATCTGGACGCATTTCAACGCATCCTCGATGCCTGCGGCGACCGCCTCGCCGCCGTGGTGATGGAGCCGTGCCGCTTCCACGATCCCGCGCCGGGCTTCCTGGAGGCCGTGCGCGCCGGGTGCGCGCAACACGGCGCCCTCCTCGTCTTCGACGAAATCACCATCGGCTGGCGGCTGTGCCGGGGCGGGGCCCACCTGGCGCTTGGCGTTCAGCCCGATCTCGCCAACTTCGCCAAGGCCCTCGGCAACGGCCACCCCATCAGCGCCGTAATCGGAACGCGCGCGGCGATGGAAGGCGCCCACGAATCCTTCATCAGCAGCACGTACTGGACCGAGGCTGTGGGGCCCGCCGCCGCGCTCGCCGTGCTCGACGTCATGGCGGAAGAAGACGTGCCGGCCCACGTGGCCCGCATCGGCACGGCAATGCAGCGGTGCTGGCGCGACGCCGCCGCGCGCCACGGCCTGCCCGTGTCGGTTCCCGAGGGCTACCCCTGCCTGGCGCACTTCGCCTTCGATCATCCCCGCGCCAATGCCCTCAAGACGCTCTATACCCAGGAAATGCTGAAAGAAGGCTACCTCGCCAGCACGGTGATCTACCCCACGCTCGCGCACACCGACGCCATCGTCGAAGAGCACGCGCACGCCGTCGATCGCGTCTTCGAAATCATCAAGGGCTGCGTGGAGCGGGACCAGATCGACGCCGCGCTCGAAGGTCCCGAAGCCCTCACTGGCTTCCGCCGCCTGCTCTGA
- a CDS encoding Gfo/Idh/MocA family oxidoreductase, which translates to MFDLKRRILVVGVGSIGERHVRCFLATDRAEIGICELNPDLRQTIAKRYNLTEVFGELASALARPWDAVLIATPAHTHIPIATQVAEAGIHLLIEKPLSTSLDGVAALERLVAEKKLIAAVSYNHRAHPGARAMKAALSGGRFGKPLQLYMTSGQHFPTYRPAYRDIYFADRKQGGGAIQDSITHTLNLAEWLLGPITRLTADAQHQHLDGVTVEDTVHVMARHGDVMASYAMNMYQHPNESCITVVCEKGTVRFELHEKRLRIMTEVEGPWEESLHELPDRDAWYITNANVFLDALDGTGAPLCTLAEGAQTLRVNLAALRSLETGTWQDIGDSGS; encoded by the coding sequence ATGTTTGATTTAAAACGCCGCATACTCGTGGTCGGGGTTGGATCCATTGGGGAGCGCCACGTGCGGTGCTTTCTCGCCACCGATCGCGCGGAAATAGGCATCTGCGAACTCAACCCCGACCTCCGGCAGACCATCGCCAAACGTTACAACCTCACCGAAGTCTTCGGGGAGCTTGCGAGCGCCCTGGCGCGCCCCTGGGACGCCGTGCTGATTGCGACGCCGGCGCACACGCACATACCGATAGCAACGCAGGTGGCGGAGGCGGGCATCCACCTCCTCATCGAAAAGCCGCTTTCGACATCCCTGGACGGCGTCGCGGCGCTGGAACGGCTGGTGGCGGAGAAGAAACTGATCGCCGCCGTCAGCTACAACCACCGGGCGCACCCGGGCGCGCGGGCGATGAAAGCGGCCCTGAGCGGCGGGCGCTTCGGGAAGCCGCTTCAGCTTTACATGACGAGCGGACAGCACTTTCCGACGTACCGGCCAGCCTACCGCGATATCTACTTCGCCGATCGAAAGCAGGGCGGCGGGGCGATCCAGGATTCGATTACGCACACGCTGAACCTGGCGGAGTGGCTGTTGGGCCCGATTACGCGCCTGACGGCGGACGCGCAGCACCAGCACCTGGACGGGGTGACGGTGGAGGACACGGTGCACGTGATGGCGCGGCACGGCGACGTGATGGCGAGCTACGCGATGAACATGTACCAGCACCCGAACGAAAGCTGCATCACCGTGGTCTGCGAGAAGGGCACGGTCCGCTTCGAACTGCACGAGAAGCGCCTCCGGATCATGACCGAGGTGGAGGGGCCCTGGGAGGAATCCCTGCATGAACTGCCGGACCGCGACGCGTGGTATATTACGAACGCCAACGTGTTTCTGGACGCCCTCGACGGGACGGGGGCGCCGCTGTGCACGCTGGCCGAGGGCGCGCAGACGCTCCGGGTGAACCTGGCGGCGCTGCGCTCCCTGGAGACCGGGACCTGGCAGGACATTGGAGACAGCGGATCATGA
- a CDS encoding aldolase, translated as MTTPHMRPSRLLRKLRAGQIAHSLKLNLTDGRAAEIAGQCGADAVWLDLEHVPNSIHHVEEQIRAAKIYDCDAIVRVERGSYSDLIRPFEMDATAIMVPHVMSAEDARDIAWRTRFHPIGRRPLDGGNADGAYCAIPVAEYIAQANRERMVIVQIEDPEAMDELEGISAVEGIDMIFFGPGDYSHAIGDPGNLNHPEVQAGYRRVAEVALKHGKFAGTVGPAAMLPDFVAMGYRFFNTGADVTALRQGFLSAVALAEGLTV; from the coding sequence ATGACCACCCCGCACATGCGGCCCAGCCGCCTCCTGCGCAAGCTCCGCGCCGGCCAGATCGCCCACAGCCTCAAACTCAACCTGACCGACGGGCGCGCGGCGGAGATCGCCGGCCAGTGCGGCGCCGACGCGGTCTGGCTCGACCTGGAGCACGTCCCCAACAGCATCCACCACGTGGAAGAGCAGATCCGCGCCGCGAAAATCTACGACTGCGACGCGATCGTGCGCGTCGAGCGCGGGAGCTACAGCGATCTGATCCGCCCCTTCGAGATGGATGCCACCGCCATCATGGTCCCGCATGTCATGAGCGCGGAAGACGCCCGCGACATCGCCTGGCGCACGCGCTTCCACCCGATCGGGCGCCGCCCGCTCGATGGCGGCAACGCGGACGGCGCGTATTGCGCAATTCCGGTGGCGGAGTACATCGCGCAGGCGAACCGCGAGCGCATGGTCATCGTTCAGATCGAGGATCCCGAGGCCATGGATGAATTGGAGGGCATTTCGGCGGTCGAGGGCATCGACATGATCTTCTTCGGTCCCGGCGACTACAGCCACGCGATCGGCGACCCCGGCAACCTGAACCACCCGGAAGTGCAGGCCGGCTACCGGCGCGTGGCCGAGGTCGCGCTGAAGCACGGCAAGTTCGCCGGCACCGTCGGCCCCGCCGCGATGCTGCCCGACTTCGTCGCGATGGGCTATCGCTTTTTCAACACCGGCGCCGACGTCACGGCGCTGCGCCAGGGCTTCCTGAGCGCGGTCGCCCTGGCCGAAGGCCTGACGGTGTAA